In Neorhodopirellula lusitana, one genomic interval encodes:
- a CDS encoding DUF3037 domain-containing protein, protein MNGQFLIARYIPDLERGETENIGILLQSKQKVRTRFIEPEKAQFVAKTDRELFSRWTEYWTDLCNSSRIQIQRDKPVTARSKKFFNSLLKTQEGNFVLERGGLIDDQNASLDEQVDFLFERLVSSRAVVGSTRVALSKKCDDLFREVGLTELRGYQRKYSVRLVYGERETPISFHYGIEQTSPILFHRVHIGDEQSVTSAVGRFDSAVRQNKCSPENCYAIFDSEGPAISGFEGFLSEFANPVNISDQDRARATLSRVVTLAS, encoded by the coding sequence ATGAACGGACAATTCCTGATTGCGAGATACATTCCCGACCTTGAACGCGGTGAAACTGAAAATATTGGGATTCTCCTGCAATCGAAGCAAAAGGTACGCACGAGGTTTATCGAACCGGAGAAGGCGCAGTTTGTCGCCAAGACGGATCGAGAACTATTTTCGCGATGGACAGAATACTGGACTGACCTGTGCAACAGCAGTCGTATTCAGATCCAGAGGGATAAGCCAGTTACGGCGCGAAGTAAAAAGTTCTTCAATTCCCTATTGAAAACCCAAGAAGGAAATTTCGTCCTCGAAAGAGGAGGGCTGATCGACGATCAAAATGCGTCGCTCGATGAACAGGTTGACTTCTTATTTGAACGTCTGGTTTCAAGTAGAGCGGTGGTGGGGTCAACGCGGGTAGCCTTGAGCAAGAAATGTGATGATTTATTTCGCGAAGTAGGCCTCACGGAACTGCGTGGATACCAGCGAAAATACTCCGTTCGTTTGGTTTACGGTGAACGGGAAACCCCCATCAGTTTCCACTATGGTATTGAACAGACCTCTCCGATCCTATTTCATCGAGTGCACATTGGAGACGAACAAAGTGTCACCAGTGCTGTCGGCAGATTCGACAGTGCTGTACGGCAGAACAAATGCTCCCCCGAAAATTGCTATGCCATTTTCGATTCGGAAGGCCCTGCAATTAGCGGCTTTGAGGGCTTCCTGAGTGAATTCGCTAACCCAGTGAATATCTCTGATCAAGATCGCGCTAGAGCCACGCTATCGAGAGTTGTAACGCTGGCAAGTTAG
- a CDS encoding DUF1559 domain-containing protein, translating into MSKQIARTLHQHTGNPITSRPRTRLAFTLVELLVVIAIIGVLVGLLLPAVQAAREAARRMSCSNNLKQIGLGMHNYHDTFGKFPYGWDQRGTTWSAHILPQIEQASLYNTLVFQESGLGNWGTDDGPNETAAGTYIGTYRCPSMALPEHMDNNGIPERVPASYRGSAGTKASSDDTSTALPDTIALENLDQDGIFYACSKTKFRDILDGTSNTIMIGESYNDPTFVKDGQGMDYWYIGSPQADPCRCDGGTGGTEFSEVVGTTIAPINSRLRHPDLHGRLMELSFGSYHTGGAYFLLCDGSVQFITESVNQEVYVGLGSRDGYEVPQEF; encoded by the coding sequence ATGTCAAAGCAAATTGCTCGCACGCTTCACCAACACACCGGCAACCCAATCACCAGTCGCCCACGCACGCGACTGGCATTCACCCTGGTGGAACTGCTAGTTGTTATCGCCATCATCGGCGTCCTGGTGGGGCTTCTCCTCCCCGCCGTGCAAGCCGCTCGTGAAGCAGCGCGGCGTATGTCGTGCAGCAACAACCTGAAACAAATCGGCTTGGGGATGCACAACTACCACGACACCTTCGGGAAGTTCCCTTACGGTTGGGATCAACGCGGCACGACCTGGAGCGCCCACATCTTGCCCCAGATCGAGCAAGCTTCCCTCTACAACACACTCGTTTTTCAAGAATCTGGTCTCGGCAACTGGGGCACCGATGACGGCCCGAATGAAACAGCTGCCGGAACCTACATCGGCACCTATCGCTGCCCAAGCATGGCATTGCCAGAGCACATGGACAACAACGGCATCCCCGAACGAGTGCCAGCGAGCTATCGCGGCAGTGCAGGAACCAAAGCGTCATCCGACGACACCAGCACCGCACTCCCCGACACGATCGCGTTGGAGAACCTGGACCAAGACGGAATCTTTTACGCCTGCAGCAAAACCAAGTTCCGCGACATCCTGGACGGAACCAGCAACACGATCATGATCGGCGAATCGTACAACGACCCGACGTTCGTCAAGGACGGCCAAGGCATGGATTACTGGTACATCGGATCACCTCAAGCGGATCCATGCCGATGCGATGGCGGCACCGGTGGCACCGAGTTCTCCGAAGTGGTCGGCACAACAATCGCCCCGATCAACTCACGCTTACGCCACCCCGACCTGCACGGGCGATTGATGGAACTGTCGTTCGGTAGCTACCACACCGGCGGTGCGTACTTCTTGCTTTGCGATGGTTCGGTTCAGTTCATCACCGAGTCGGTCAACCAAGAAGTCTACGTTGGCCTTGGGTCACGTGATGGCTACGAAGTTCCACAAGAATTTTAA
- a CDS encoding cupin domain-containing protein, producing MNLVELAQRIKQQRLNQGLTLEAVASDSGQTRSWLSKVENFRVTPSLPALARVASALGTSVSALTEGLDEKPAIVCVRKGGGVVVNRDGPDSGIVYESLADGRGNRSMDPFVLAIPSGEAREPMSHEGEEFLIVLEGRVNFDYGDQEFQLKTGDSLYFDSEEPHRLANPYAKAARVLCVFRLGRT from the coding sequence ATGAATTTAGTTGAACTCGCACAGCGGATTAAGCAACAACGATTGAACCAGGGCTTAACACTGGAAGCGGTTGCGTCGGATTCCGGACAAACGCGTAGTTGGCTCTCGAAAGTTGAAAACTTTCGCGTCACCCCGTCACTGCCCGCGCTTGCAAGGGTTGCCAGTGCGCTGGGAACTTCAGTCTCCGCGTTGACGGAAGGGCTTGATGAAAAGCCAGCGATTGTTTGCGTTCGTAAGGGTGGTGGGGTCGTGGTCAACCGTGACGGCCCGGATTCCGGCATCGTCTATGAGTCGTTAGCCGATGGACGTGGGAATCGCTCGATGGACCCTTTCGTTTTGGCAATCCCTAGCGGCGAAGCGAGAGAACCGATGTCCCACGAGGGCGAGGAATTTCTGATCGTTTTGGAGGGACGCGTGAACTTTGACTATGGCGACCAGGAGTTTCAGCTAAAAACCGGTGACAGCTTGTACTTTGATAGCGAGGAGCCCCATCGGTTGGCCAATCCTTATGCCAAAGCAGCGAGAGTGCTGTGCGTCTTCCGCCTGGGACGAACTTAG
- a CDS encoding MFS transporter, translated as MNPDPTGNRPVASASFRFCQWRMLLATMFCYLFFYTGRQTFGFAIPGIEEELGISKSTLGWASAAMLWSYAIGQSINGNLGDKFGGRRLMSLGAILSCLLNWITSFGQSLPGLTIPWALNGYAQSMGWAPGSKVLSSWWPAAERGKVYGAYVFAAGMASVLAFATSTLILEFELGWRWIFRLPVLLLLVGGATYYLVVRDSPEDLGFSPLPDDQQPKPKTTRDSDAIANLQASGETAAETTIEFADESSAERYLAALSNPRFLVACLAIGFQSMARYGLLIWVPVHFLGDDWKNSDTKWMSLALPIGMALGAITSGWLSDRLFHSNRSRVISLFLFLATASSLAMYVLPRDHMLAIPLLLLTGFFAYGPQSAFWALCPDLLGRQRAGTGTGVMNTFAYVFAGLGEPMIGWLIESRGDTAIVFGVVATACFSGALISLLIRR; from the coding sequence TTGAATCCCGATCCAACCGGCAACCGTCCAGTCGCCTCGGCCAGCTTTCGCTTTTGTCAGTGGCGCATGCTCTTGGCGACCATGTTTTGCTACCTGTTCTTTTACACCGGCCGGCAAACATTTGGATTCGCGATCCCGGGTATCGAAGAAGAACTAGGCATTTCGAAGTCGACACTCGGATGGGCCAGCGCCGCGATGTTGTGGTCGTACGCGATCGGTCAATCGATCAACGGGAACCTTGGTGACAAGTTCGGCGGTCGACGACTGATGAGCCTGGGAGCAATCCTTTCTTGCCTGTTGAACTGGATCACCAGCTTCGGCCAAAGCCTGCCGGGACTCACCATTCCCTGGGCACTCAATGGCTATGCCCAATCAATGGGCTGGGCACCAGGCAGCAAGGTTTTATCGAGTTGGTGGCCCGCCGCGGAAAGAGGCAAAGTCTACGGGGCCTATGTATTCGCCGCCGGCATGGCGTCTGTGCTGGCGTTCGCAACATCCACCCTGATTCTCGAATTTGAACTTGGCTGGCGATGGATCTTCCGCCTGCCCGTACTGCTGCTGCTAGTTGGCGGGGCCACGTACTACCTCGTCGTTCGCGACTCTCCGGAGGACCTGGGGTTCTCGCCGCTTCCTGATGACCAGCAGCCGAAACCGAAGACAACACGAGACAGCGACGCGATCGCGAACCTGCAAGCGTCTGGCGAAACCGCTGCTGAAACCACCATTGAATTCGCTGACGAATCTTCCGCGGAACGCTACCTTGCCGCCCTGTCCAACCCGAGGTTTCTGGTTGCCTGTCTCGCGATCGGCTTTCAAAGCATGGCCCGGTACGGCTTACTGATTTGGGTGCCGGTCCACTTCCTGGGCGACGACTGGAAGAACTCCGATACCAAGTGGATGAGCCTCGCGTTGCCGATCGGCATGGCCTTGGGCGCGATCACCAGCGGTTGGCTTTCGGATCGCCTTTTTCATTCCAATCGCTCACGCGTCATCAGTCTGTTTCTGTTCCTAGCGACCGCTTCCTCGCTGGCGATGTACGTGTTGCCCCGCGATCACATGCTGGCCATTCCGTTGTTGTTGCTAACCGGCTTCTTTGCCTACGGACCACAATCCGCGTTCTGGGCCCTGTGTCCTGATTTGCTGGGACGCCAGCGAGCCGGAACGGGCACCGGCGTAATGAACACGTTCGCCTACGTGTTCGCTGGACTGGGTGAGCCCATGATCGGCTGGCTAATTGAATCGCGTGGCGATACCGCCATCGTGTTCGGCGTCGTCGCAACGGCTTGCTTCAGCGGCGCTCTCATATCGCTGTTAATTCGGCGATAG
- a CDS encoding phosphonoacetaldehyde reductase, with protein sequence MKSVHSGAIARVVDILAGEDRHHVLMVVDEDAYRACGAAEVIEPALDGHSVSRFSEFELNPKLADVDRGIALTNRQRPDVVIAIGGGTALDLGKLISRLAVQAASALEIIQGTASMDRPGIPLVVIPTTAGTGSEATHFAVVYVDGQKYSVAGPMMLPDHTIVDPQLTASLPAGITAATGLDALCQGIESLWSVGANDESIGYAREAIRLAAGNIVAAVNAPTLKVREAMCMASHLAGKAINITKTTSSHALSYSITSDYGIPHGIAVALTLGPMLRFNAGVTDDDCMDHRGAHHVRDRIAEIVGLLGARTPEEASERFRQMVQQIGCPSTLAEAGITSNAQLQNIVASVNTQRMANNPRRTTEESLLDQLSTSLNQGVSIG encoded by the coding sequence ATGAAATCCGTTCATTCAGGTGCAATCGCGCGAGTGGTCGACATTCTCGCTGGCGAGGATCGTCACCACGTTTTGATGGTCGTCGACGAGGATGCTTATCGGGCGTGCGGTGCTGCTGAGGTGATCGAGCCTGCACTGGATGGACATTCAGTTTCGCGGTTCAGCGAGTTCGAACTGAACCCCAAGCTTGCCGACGTGGATCGTGGCATCGCTCTGACGAATCGGCAACGGCCTGATGTCGTGATCGCGATTGGTGGTGGTACCGCTTTGGATTTGGGCAAGTTGATCAGTCGATTGGCGGTGCAGGCAGCGTCGGCGCTCGAGATTATTCAGGGGACCGCATCGATGGACCGACCGGGCATTCCTCTGGTCGTCATCCCAACCACGGCGGGCACCGGCAGCGAGGCCACTCACTTTGCCGTGGTGTATGTCGACGGTCAAAAGTATTCGGTTGCCGGCCCAATGATGTTGCCGGACCACACCATCGTTGATCCACAACTGACCGCCAGTTTGCCCGCCGGGATCACGGCGGCGACTGGGTTGGACGCATTGTGTCAGGGGATTGAGTCGTTGTGGTCGGTCGGTGCCAATGACGAATCAATCGGTTACGCAAGAGAAGCCATTCGGCTTGCGGCCGGCAACATTGTTGCGGCGGTGAACGCACCCACGCTGAAGGTACGTGAGGCGATGTGCATGGCGTCTCACTTAGCCGGCAAGGCGATCAACATTACGAAGACAACATCGTCGCACGCGTTGTCGTATTCGATCACCTCCGATTACGGGATTCCTCACGGGATCGCGGTCGCATTGACACTGGGACCGATGCTTCGGTTTAACGCTGGCGTGACAGATGACGACTGCATGGATCACCGGGGTGCCCATCATGTGCGTGATCGGATCGCGGAGATCGTTGGCCTGCTGGGGGCTAGGACGCCCGAGGAAGCTAGCGAACGGTTTCGCCAGATGGTTCAACAGATTGGTTGCCCATCGACGCTGGCCGAAGCGGGGATCACAAGCAACGCACAACTCCAGAACATTGTTGCGAGCGTCAACACGCAACGCATGGCAAACAATCCTCGTCGTACGACTGAGGAATCACTTTTAGATCAACTTTCAACTTCACTGAATCAAGGAGTCTCCATTGGCTAA
- the phnX gene encoding phosphonoacetaldehyde hydrolase, which produces MANSHIKTRLVVFDWAGTTIDFGSRAPAAAFAEVFAANGVSVTDSEARGPMGLNKREHLIAMLNDPSIAERWEKRYGRSWTEEDVDRMYDSFVPVQLEAIQRHAGLVPGLLDVVKELRQQGIKIVGTTGYFDAAAHAVLQSACQAGYVPDANICADDVPQGRPAPWMIYRAMEATGVFPASSVIKVGDTVADIQAGVAAGCWSIGVCDSSSLVGLSERQFQSLSTAEQIDRVDQAAEAFRSAGAHATIRSLCDLPGLIQRISNATTAEPHVLDGRAVLA; this is translated from the coding sequence TTGGCTAATTCGCACATCAAAACACGACTGGTTGTTTTCGATTGGGCTGGTACGACGATCGATTTTGGTTCGCGAGCACCCGCGGCGGCGTTCGCGGAGGTGTTCGCTGCCAACGGCGTCAGCGTCACCGATTCGGAGGCACGCGGGCCGATGGGATTGAACAAGCGAGAGCATTTGATCGCCATGTTGAACGATCCATCGATCGCCGAGCGATGGGAGAAACGCTACGGTCGATCGTGGACTGAAGAAGATGTGGATCGAATGTACGATAGTTTCGTGCCGGTGCAGCTTGAGGCCATCCAACGGCACGCGGGATTGGTGCCTGGGCTATTGGATGTGGTCAAGGAACTTCGCCAACAGGGAATCAAAATTGTTGGGACGACCGGTTACTTTGATGCAGCCGCCCACGCGGTTTTGCAGTCGGCCTGTCAGGCGGGTTATGTGCCCGACGCTAACATTTGTGCGGATGATGTCCCACAAGGGCGTCCGGCACCGTGGATGATCTATCGAGCGATGGAAGCGACGGGTGTCTTTCCGGCGTCTTCGGTCATCAAGGTTGGTGACACGGTCGCCGACATCCAAGCCGGCGTGGCGGCTGGGTGTTGGTCCATCGGTGTGTGCGACAGCAGCAGTTTGGTGGGTTTGAGCGAGCGTCAGTTCCAGTCTCTCTCGACGGCCGAACAGATTGACCGAGTCGATCAGGCGGCCGAAGCATTCCGGAGCGCCGGAGCTCACGCAACGATTCGCTCGCTTTGTGACTTGCCTGGACTGATCCAGCGAATTTCGAACGCAACCACAGCGGAGCCGCATGTCTTGGACGGCCGGGCTGTCCTAGCTTAG
- a CDS encoding alkaline phosphatase D family protein, translating into MKLSHSSVLIRWTNRLLLASACIASGCLVCSFAFAHQPDEVGGSGPVTETVGPIVGTVEATTAEFLYRPSATETRLRLTVIDPTGAAVQSVDAKTSADNDFVAKFSVQGLTPKTRYRYQITEVGVSERMLVAADSQHAFVTANPARSDHRVSVAFLSCVDIEPSGIWSDMRQVGVDSVCLMGDTPYIDSVDLATVRDRHRRFLQMPDLAELAATTPTVGTWDDHDFGLNNGNGLSLMKGKQETRRGFVEYRAHSKFGSGTEGVYHKVDLGMIEVFLLDPRYFSQTEPSPVDPDQPTCFGAEQWKWLLENLQASKAPFKVLALGAIWEDKKNKETDDLFTYWYERDALLDMVKEQGIGGVVLLGGDIHVARHLVHPQRVGYDLHDFVISPGHTRTISGLDVYHPSLEWSLVEGWQYLTLTADGSGSNPKLIAEYRQPGKVNRTVSLSLDELSVRPSVVDDSSLRASWSFDGSMKNESVLGDRVNAKPVNGASIVKDAGVRGDAVQFSRAAEQYLVVPRSFLDDNSAGHTVSLWLHPKSLPRHDSSERSFVLESTAEGMPSRRNAYHLSLGLRAAKESGKVNVQLYTQTLKPAGEPHAAPTAVSQGPFDTLVDREQLLGKWNHLAYTFESGRLTLYLNGERIGVHKLPIAGPAAEFGGMVIGGHRAGEGRNFDGLMDEIQVYQFVLAPTGIRRLAQPK; encoded by the coding sequence ATGAAACTTTCCCATTCGAGCGTCCTGATCCGATGGACGAACCGTTTGTTGCTTGCCAGCGCGTGCATTGCCAGTGGGTGCCTTGTTTGTTCGTTCGCGTTTGCGCACCAACCAGATGAGGTCGGTGGTTCCGGGCCAGTGACGGAGACCGTCGGGCCTATTGTGGGGACCGTCGAGGCGACAACGGCAGAGTTCCTGTATCGCCCGTCCGCTACCGAGACGAGGTTGCGACTGACCGTGATCGATCCGACGGGTGCCGCGGTGCAGTCGGTGGACGCAAAGACTTCGGCCGACAACGACTTTGTTGCGAAGTTTTCTGTCCAGGGGCTCACGCCGAAGACTCGCTATCGTTACCAGATCACGGAAGTCGGTGTGTCTGAAAGGATGTTGGTCGCGGCCGATTCGCAGCATGCGTTTGTGACCGCCAATCCGGCTCGGAGTGACCATCGTGTTTCGGTTGCGTTTCTTTCGTGCGTGGATATCGAGCCGAGTGGCATTTGGTCGGACATGCGTCAGGTCGGCGTCGATTCGGTTTGTTTGATGGGTGACACGCCGTATATCGACAGCGTAGATCTTGCGACGGTCCGAGACCGGCACCGACGGTTCCTGCAAATGCCCGATCTTGCGGAGTTGGCCGCCACCACGCCGACGGTTGGCACGTGGGATGACCACGATTTCGGACTGAACAACGGCAACGGGCTCAGCCTGATGAAGGGCAAGCAAGAAACACGTCGAGGATTTGTTGAATACCGTGCCCATTCCAAGTTCGGTAGCGGTACCGAGGGTGTGTACCACAAGGTGGACTTGGGAATGATTGAAGTGTTCCTGCTGGATCCTCGATATTTCTCGCAAACAGAACCCTCGCCAGTCGATCCGGATCAGCCGACGTGTTTTGGGGCGGAGCAGTGGAAGTGGTTGCTCGAAAACTTGCAAGCGTCGAAGGCTCCCTTCAAGGTGCTGGCGCTCGGAGCGATTTGGGAAGACAAGAAGAACAAAGAGACCGATGACCTCTTTACCTATTGGTATGAACGTGACGCGTTGCTGGACATGGTGAAAGAGCAAGGGATTGGTGGCGTGGTGTTGTTAGGTGGAGACATTCATGTGGCTCGGCATTTGGTCCACCCGCAACGTGTGGGCTACGACCTGCATGACTTCGTGATCTCGCCTGGGCACACGCGAACGATCTCGGGGCTGGATGTTTATCACCCATCACTGGAATGGTCGCTTGTCGAGGGTTGGCAATACTTGACGTTGACAGCCGATGGCAGCGGCTCGAATCCCAAGCTGATCGCTGAATACCGACAGCCAGGGAAGGTGAACCGAACGGTCAGTCTTTCGCTGGATGAATTGAGCGTTAGGCCTAGCGTCGTCGATGATTCAAGCTTGCGAGCGAGTTGGTCGTTTGATGGAAGCATGAAGAACGAGTCGGTCCTGGGCGACCGTGTGAATGCAAAACCGGTCAACGGAGCTTCCATCGTGAAAGACGCTGGTGTGCGAGGCGACGCGGTTCAGTTCAGCCGTGCGGCAGAGCAGTATCTTGTCGTGCCACGCAGCTTCTTGGACGACAACTCGGCCGGGCACACTGTGTCACTCTGGTTGCACCCAAAAAGCTTGCCACGGCATGACTCGAGTGAGCGTAGCTTTGTGTTGGAAAGTACAGCGGAGGGCATGCCCAGTCGGCGGAACGCTTATCACCTGTCACTTGGGCTGCGAGCGGCGAAGGAATCTGGCAAAGTGAATGTCCAACTCTACACTCAAACGTTGAAGCCCGCCGGGGAACCTCATGCCGCTCCCACGGCAGTGTCTCAAGGCCCGTTCGACACGCTGGTTGATCGTGAGCAATTGCTGGGCAAGTGGAACCATTTGGCGTACACGTTCGAAAGTGGCCGCCTCACGCTTTACCTCAATGGCGAACGGATTGGTGTTCACAAGCTTCCAATCGCTGGTCCGGCAGCGGAGTTTGGCGGGATGGTGATTGGCGGACATCGAGCCGGTGAGGGACGCAACTTCGATGGATTGATGGATGAAATCCAGGTGTACCAATTCGTCTTGGCCCCCACTGGGATCCGAAGACTTGCCCAACCCAAGTAA
- a CDS encoding sulfatase-like hydrolase/transferase, translated as MPSFLPDTPEIRSDLLDYCFEVQWFDDHLRKMLDALEAARELDNTLVVVTSDNGMAFPRAKANCYEYGIHMPLAIAWPESFPGNRTVDDVVSLVDVTATLYDTTGVQPPDTTPLSGRSLTNVLTSSRNGTVDPQRDAAFSGRERHSSSRFNTLGYPQRVIRTTEYLYIRNFKPERWPAGAPKN; from the coding sequence GTGCCGTCGTTCTTACCCGACACCCCCGAGATTCGCAGCGACCTGCTGGACTATTGTTTTGAGGTCCAGTGGTTCGACGATCACTTGAGAAAGATGCTTGACGCACTCGAAGCGGCCCGTGAACTGGACAACACACTGGTCGTGGTCACGAGCGACAACGGGATGGCGTTTCCTCGGGCGAAAGCGAACTGTTATGAGTACGGGATCCACATGCCATTGGCGATCGCATGGCCGGAAAGCTTTCCTGGCAATCGGACCGTCGATGACGTGGTCAGCCTGGTCGACGTGACCGCGACCCTCTACGACACGACCGGCGTCCAGCCACCCGACACGACGCCGCTCTCGGGACGGTCGCTGACCAATGTTCTGACGTCGTCCCGCAATGGAACGGTCGATCCGCAACGTGATGCCGCGTTCTCGGGACGTGAACGACACTCATCGTCGCGGTTTAACACGCTCGGCTACCCACAGCGTGTGATTCGCACGACGGAGTACTTGTACATCCGAAATTTCAAGCCTGAACGTTGGCCAGCGGGTGCACCGAAAAACTAG
- a CDS encoding DUF1559 domain-containing protein: protein MKKLRDPKGFTLVELLVVIAIIGVLVGLLLPAVQAAREAARRMSCSNNFKQLGLAAHNYHSAYKKLPTQGSGTNSINNSQGFGEGGGNNTSGGGRNSRRLSMLVGLSPFFEQQALWEMISNPSRQNTSGSTMTGSWSAMGPNPWVQDGYVPWATEISMLRCPSDPGTGLPAQGRTNYAACLGDGHYVYQLTNPASNGSTTGQYHSKAKLDQVAERTRAGHRGMFKPRHAMAFRDTLDGLSNTIMAGEIVTDLGDNDARTNLRIIGGSSFSAPSSGDSYINPGICDDAVDPTRPQFWLTSYSGFSTLNNDDGRGYRWADWGPVFSGVYTIHPPNSPSCILSSNGAAYGGPMAAGSRHQGGAHVLMGDGAVKFITDSIEAGNSDATIPYYYDASNQNLVGGKSPYGLWGALGSRASKEVIDSEF, encoded by the coding sequence ATGAAGAAGTTACGAGATCCCAAAGGGTTTACTCTTGTCGAATTGCTCGTTGTTATCGCGATCATTGGCGTGCTTGTGGGCCTGCTGTTGCCTGCGGTGCAAGCTGCACGTGAGGCGGCTCGTCGGATGAGTTGCAGCAACAACTTTAAGCAGCTTGGGCTGGCGGCTCACAATTACCATTCCGCCTACAAGAAACTGCCGACCCAAGGGAGTGGAACGAACTCCATCAACAACTCACAGGGATTTGGTGAAGGGGGCGGTAACAACACGAGCGGTGGCGGACGTAATTCTCGCCGATTGAGCATGTTAGTGGGCTTATCGCCGTTTTTCGAACAGCAAGCTCTTTGGGAGATGATTTCGAATCCGAGTCGTCAAAACACATCTGGCTCAACGATGACCGGGTCGTGGAGTGCTATGGGGCCAAACCCATGGGTCCAAGATGGTTATGTGCCTTGGGCAACCGAAATCTCGATGCTGCGTTGTCCAAGTGACCCCGGAACTGGTTTGCCGGCACAAGGCCGAACCAATTACGCAGCGTGTTTGGGTGATGGACACTATGTGTATCAACTAACGAACCCTGCCTCGAACGGGTCGACAACTGGCCAATACCACTCAAAAGCAAAACTCGACCAAGTCGCCGAGCGAACGCGAGCCGGTCACCGCGGTATGTTCAAGCCCCGACACGCCATGGCTTTCCGCGATACGCTGGATGGCTTGTCCAACACGATCATGGCCGGTGAAATCGTGACCGATTTGGGAGACAACGATGCTCGAACGAACTTGCGAATCATCGGTGGCTCCTCTTTCAGCGCGCCGAGCAGTGGAGATTCCTACATCAACCCAGGTATCTGTGACGACGCGGTGGACCCCACTCGTCCTCAGTTTTGGCTGACCAGCTATTCAGGCTTTAGCACACTAAACAACGATGATGGACGCGGTTATCGATGGGCAGATTGGGGACCGGTATTTTCCGGGGTCTATACAATTCATCCGCCCAACAGTCCTTCCTGCATTTTGTCGAGCAATGGTGCTGCATACGGTGGGCCAATGGCAGCCGGTAGTCGTCACCAGGGCGGAGCCCACGTCCTAATGGGAGATGGCGCAGTCAAGTTCATCACCGATTCGATCGAAGCGGGGAATTCGGATGCAACCATTCCCTACTACTACGATGCATCCAATCAAAACTTGGTGGGCGGAAAAAGCCCATATGGTTTGTGGGGAGCGTTGGGAAGTCGAGCATCCAAAGAGGTGATTGACTCCGAGTTCTAA